Below is a window of Comamonadaceae bacterium M7527 DNA.
AGGCGTTTGCCTTTTACACCGCCGTTGGGGTCAAGCCCGCCAGTGACGTTGGAATGGCCACCTTCAGGCACAGGCACGGTGTCTGTGGTCTCAAACCCTGGTACCACCTCAACGGCAATGTTGAGTTGGCAGCGCTTTTGTATCAGCGCAAAGTGCGCCGCACCAGCAGGCGTGACAAAGCTGATGGCCTGCCCGGCCACCCCGGCCCGGCCTGTGCGGCCTATGCGGTGGGTGTAGTCGGTCGCGCCGCGCGGCAAGTCGTAGTTCAGCACCATGGGCAGCCCTGCAATGTCAATGCCGCGTGCGGCCAGGTCTGTGGTGACCAATACGTCCCATTGCCCAGCTTTGAACTCTGCCAAACGCGCACTGCGTTGCGCCTGCGTCAGCCCACCATGAAAGGCTGTGGCATACACTTTTTGGCCTTTGAAGTTGTTGTACAGCTTGTCGGCCACGTGCTCGGCGGTGTATTGGGTGCCCACAAACACCAAGACCTTTTTCCACTGTTGAGACGTCACCAGCTTCAACAGCAGCGCACCGCGACGTCGCTCGTCAACAGCCAACGCACGCTGGGTAATGGGCGGCGTGGGCACCACACCCTGTGCTGACTCAACGCGGGTAGGCGTCTTAAGCCACTGCTGGCTGAGCTGTTCCACCTCGTCATTCCAGGTGGCAGAAAACATCCAGGTTTGTGGGTGCTGGGCTGCTTGTGCAACCACGCCGTGCAGGCGCTGCAGCTCATCGCTAAAGCCGCTGTCAAGCAGGCGGTCAGCCTCGTCCAGCACCACGTGGCGCACATGGCCAAGGTCAATGCTGTTGTCGTCCAGCAGTTCTAGCAGCCTGCCAGGCGTGGCCACCAGCACAGACGCGCCGCCGCGTAAACCCAAGCGCTGTGCATTGATGGACGCGCCACCTACGGCTGTTGCCACACGCAGCGGCGTAGGGCCTTGGGCACGCGCGGCTTTTATGAGGTCTACCAGGCTGTGGCTCACCTGTTGCGCGAGCTCACGCGTGGGCACCACCACCAGGGCGTGCACCACAGGCCCAGTGCCTGCCAGTGCCACATGGTGCAAAGGCTGCAGCAACCCCAAGCTATAAGCCAGTGTTTTGCCAGAACCAGTGGGCGCAATGCCCACGCCGTCACCACCGGCCAACAGCGCCGGAATGGCACTGCTTTGCACGGGTGTGGCCTGCACAAACCCAAGTGTTGGCAGCACCAACCGCCACATGGGCTCTAAAGGCAATGATTCAAATGACATAAGTTAAGTTCTTAATAATTAGGGTCAGATCCCAATTAATTCGTTTCAAATAGGGTCTTGCAAGCAAACAATTAGGATCTGACCCTAATTGCTGGCCTGTTGTACGGCTTCGGCTAGCTTGATGCCGTCTACCGCTGCAGACAAGATGCCGCCTGCGTAGCCTGCGCCTTCGCCTCCGGGGAATAGGCCGGGTGTGCTGGGGCTTTGCAGCTTGTCGTCTCTGTCTATGCGCAGAGGCGAGGAGGTTCGGGTCTCAAGACCTGTCATGACGGCGTCGTCCATGTCAAAGCCTCGGATTTTTTTGCCAAACGCGGGTAGGGCTTCGCGCATGGCCGTGGTGGCAAAGCAGGGCAATACGTCGGCCAGGTTCACCAGCTTTACGCCTGGCTTGTAGCTGGGCTCAACAGTGCCTAGTGCCGTGCTGGGCCTATTGGCTAAAAAGTCGGCCACGCGCTGCGCGGGTGCGCAGTAGTCGGAGCCGCCGGCCACAAACGCCGAGCGTTCAAGCGCGCGTTGCAGCACGATGGCGCTCAGCGGGTGTGGTGCCGCAGGTGTTTGGGACAACACAGGGCTTGCGCCTGGCCCAACAGCTTTTCGCCCAGTGGATGGCCGAAGGCGCTGACCCAGGCGTCTTGTGTCATAGGCGTGTCTGCGGGTGTGATGTCAACCACCATACCCGCGTTGGCGTTGCGTTCGTTGCGCGAGTATTGGCTCATGCCGTTGGTGACCACGTGCCCAGTCTCCGATGTGGCGGCCACCACCGTGCCTCCGGGGCACATGCAAAAGCTGTACACCGCACGCCCGTTGCTGGCGTGGTGCACCAGTTTGTAGTCTGCCGCACCCAACAGCGGATGGCCTGCGTGTCTACCCCAACGCGCCGCGTCAATCACGCTTTGCGGGTGCTCGATGCGCACGCCTATAGACAGTGGCTTGGCCTGCATGGCCACACCCTGTAAGTGCAATGATGCAAACGTGTCACGTGCGCTGTGACCCAACGCCATCACCACGTGCCGGGTGGCCAGCTCGTAAGACGTATTTGTGTCCAGGTCGGTGGCTTGCAGGCCGCGCACCTGCTGGTGCTCATCCAGCACCAGCGCGTCAAAGCGTTGGGCAAAACGAATGTCACCGCCCAGCGCGGTGATGGTGGCGCGCATGTGCTCTACCACTTTGACCAGCTTAAACGTGCCAATGTGCGGATGCGCCTCAAACAAGATATCTGCAGGTGCACCAGCGGCTACAAATTCATCCAGCACCTTGCGTCCCAAATGGCGCGGGTCTTTGATTTGGCTGTACAACTTGCCGTCAGAAAACAAGCCTGCTCCGCCCTCGCCAAACTGCACGTTGCTACCGGGCTTGAGCTGGCCTTTGCGCCACAGCGCCCACGTGTCTTTGGTGCGTTGACGCACATTGTGTCCGCGCTCCAGCACAATGGGCTTCAAGCCCATTTGTGCCAATGCCAGGGCTGCAAACAGGCCGCAAGGCCCCAGGCCCACCACCACAGGCCTGGGCATGGACAAGCGCTGCGCAGACGATGCGGGCGCACGCCAAGTCATGTCTGGCGTGGCTTTAATGTGCGGGTGTTGTGCAAACTGCGCAAGAAGCGTTGCCTCCTGGTCGGGGTTGGCTAGCGCTATGTCAACGATGTACACCGCCAGCAAGTTGGCTTTGCGCGCATCAAAGCTGCGCTTGAATACCGTCAGTGAGGCCATGTCTTGTGTGGCTACACCAAGTGCCTTGCACGCCAGCGTCGTGAGCGCGTTTATGGGGTGTGCCACTGGCGCGCGGTCGGCGTCGGTCTCTGTGGGGGCGTTGGCTGCGCGCCTGCTGTCAACGGGCACGTCTTGCAAGCCGAGCTTGAGCTCAGATAAGCGAATCATGTGGTGGCTCCGGTAGGGGCTTGTGGTTATCAAGCAAAGGAAGCAAAACGGTTATTATCCTCTGCGTGAAGCCAGTTGGGTCGTCGCTGGTGCAAGTGCCGAAAGGCCGCACTGGAGGAACGTCCGGACTGCATAGGGCAGCGTAGGAGGTAACACCTCTGCACCGATCGCTTGAAAAAGTCTAAGGTGACGATTAGAGCAACAGAGACGAGCCGCTTAAGTGCGGGTGAAACGGGCAATCTCTACGCGCAGCAATACCAAATAGGCCAATGCGTGCAACTTCGGTTGCACAAGCTGTGTGCGCCGCAGCTTGTTGGCGGGTAGGTAGCACCGAGCCGCTTGGGTGACCAGCGGCCCAGATGAATGGCGACCAAGGTGGTGTCAAAACCACTTCACAAAATCCGGCGTATAGACTGGCTTCACACTTAACTATCTGCCAGCCATGGCCCTGTGGTCTCTCGCCCTAACGGCCCATCAAATGCTCGACATGTGCCCGCATTGACTGCTTGGCCAGCGGCCACACGGCAGGGGGCGTATCGTCATAGGCCAAGGCCACCCAGTCGTCTTCAGTGCCATTGGGCATGCGCGCCATGGCCGCGGCTACTTTGGCCTCGCGCTTTAACCGGTGCGCTTTGAGTTGTGCAATTTGCGCCCAAGCGTCACACAGCACATAGCCATGCGCAGGCAAGATAAACGCCGTCTCATCGACCAGCTCAGCCAACACATCAAGCGCGTGCAAGTAGTCGCCCATGTGCCCATCTGGCGGGCTGATGATGGTGGTGCTGCCGTTCAGAATGTGGTCGCCGCTAAACAACAGCCCATCTTCTTGAAGCCACAAGCACAAGTGGTTGGCGGTGTGGCCAGGGGTGTGCACCACTTGCAGGCTGTGTGTGTGCTGTGCGCCAGCGAGCACAACCACCTCGCCGTGTGCCAATACGCGCAGTGGCGCAAACACACTGTCTGGTCTTGAGTGAGGGCCGCTGGGCAAGCCGGCTATGTCGGGTGGGTTGGTGCACAGGGCTTGCAGCGGGGCTGCACCGGGTGCATGGTCTGGGTGCGAGTGGGTGCAAATGATGAGACGAATGTCACCGCCGCAGGCGTACAACAAGCGCTGCAAGTGCGCAGCGTCGTTAGGCCCTGGGTCTATCACCACGTAGCCAGTGTCTGGTGTGCCCACGATGTAGCTGTTGGTGCCAGGCCCTGTCATAAAGCCAGCGTTGGGTGCTGTCAATCGCTGCACGTTGTGCAGCAGCGCCACAGGCTTGTCGTGTTGCCAGGCCAACTCATGCACCATTTGACCGTGCGGACTTACCAATGCCAGTTCGCCAAATGGCTGCTCATGCTCCATGTACCTTGATTCTTTGCCGTGCATCAGGCCTGCACGCGGGCAGCTGGTAAACAGCGCCTGTTCGCTGGCACATGCCGCTATGAGCTCGTCTACCGTGGCATAGGCTTGCAGCTTGTCTAGCGTGCGAATGGTGGGAAAGATGATGAAGAAGTTACCTGCTTTGAATCGCTCCAAAGCATCGGCAGGGCGCACCCAAACCGGCTCAAACTGCTCTGACTCATCGGCCACTGGTGTTTGGTTGGGCGGCATACGTGCCACCAAAAACGGCACGTCAAAACGCTTTGCGAGGTCTCTGTCCGTAATCCAGCGGGCAAACATGTGCACTGCGTCGCCGCGCAGTTGCCAGCCCGCTGCAGCGGTTTGCGCGTAAAAGTCAGCGCTTCGGTCAAGCGCTGCCACATCTGCGCTGCTGGCCCATTGGCCTTTTGCGTTGGTGGCCAGCAGCACGCCCAGCTCTTCAAAGCTCTCACGCACCGCTGCCAGCGCGGCAGTTTGCAGCTCATGGTGTTGAGTGGGCCTGAATTGCGTGTTGGCTTGTGCTTGCCCGTCGGCCTCGTCTATGTGCCCGCCCGGAAACACGTAAGCCCCAGGCGCAAAGCTGGCCGTTGTCGAGCGGCGCGTCATCAGCACCTCCAGGCCTTGCTCGCCGTCTCGCACCAACATCACTGTGGCGGCAGGCTTGGCAACCGGTAGGTCGCGGGTGGGGTGTAGTTGCATTTGTAGACGTGGCATAGGCTGATTGTGCAACGCTTGGGCGCTGGTAGATTTGTCGCAGGTGACAGCCGATAATGTGCCTCATGCACATACAGTTCACCAAAATGCAAGGCGCGGGCAATGACTTTGTCGTGCTGGATGAAACCAAAGGCCTGCTGGGACTCAGCGCGGCCCAATACCGCTGGCTGGCCGACCGCCACTTTGGCGTGGGCGCAGATCAGATTTTGTCGGTACGTGCCCCCAGTTCCAGCGCAGTGGACTTCGACTACGTCATACACAACGCCGACGGCGGTGAGGTAGAGCACTGCGGCAACGGCGCGCGTTGCTTTGTGCGCTACGTGCGCAGCCACGGCCTGACCAACAAGTCCAGCATTCGCGTGCAAGTGGCCAAGGGCCAAATCGAGCTCAGCGAAAACGCCCAACAACAGGTGCGCGTAGACATGGGCTTGCCCAACTTCGAGCTGGATGAGATTCCGTTTGACGCTGCAAACCTGAGCCCGCAGCCGGTAGGACAGTGGCAGGCTTGGCATTTGGACGCCACCGAGCACGCGCCCAGTGCCGCGCATGCCAACATCGCGTGGCCAGCAGAAATGCAAGTGGGTGTGGTGTCTATGGGCAACCCGCACGCGGTGCAAGTGGTGGGCGACACCGAGCTGGCGCCCGTACATGCATGGGGCCCCTGGCTGGAGTCGCATCCACGCTTCCCACGCCGTGTGAACGTTGGGTTTATGCAAATTGTGGACCGCGCCCATATCAAGCTGCGCGTGTTTGAGCGCGGCGCAGGCGAGACGCTGGCCTGCGGTACAGGCGCTTGTGCTGCCGTCGTCGCCGGCATTCGCTGGGGCCTGCTGGACGCCAGTGTGCAAGTGACTACCCACGGCGGCGACTTGTACATAGAGTGGGGCGGCCTGGGCCAAGCCGTGTTCATGACAGGTCCGGCCAACACGGTGTTTGAAGGCACGGTAGACGTGCCGCACGACTGAACTCGGTGCGCCAAGCGTTAGACTTACCACCATATTTTGCTTGCCAGCCAACAGTGCACAACCCATGACCGACAACGCTTTACCCCCATTACCGAAGACGATATTGCTGAGTACCTCACCAATACGCCAGACTTCTTCGAGCGCCATGCCGAGGTGCTGTCCACAGTGCAGCTCACCAGCCCACACAGCCAACGCGCCATCAGTCTGCAGGAACGCCAAGCCGAAATGCTGCGCGGCAAAGTGCGCGACCTAGAGCTCAAAGCCGCCGAGATGATTCGCTATGGCAAGCACAACGTGGACATTGCCGACAAGCTGCAAGACTGGACAGTGGCCTTGCTCCAAGCGCGCGAAGCCGACGACTTGGTGCGCGTAGTGACCACCGATTTGGCCGCCATCTATGACATTCCACAAACTGCGCTGCGCTTGTGGGGTGTCGGCGCAGCCCACGCCAGTGCTGACTTTGCCGCACCCGTTGAGACTGCTGTCAAAGACTACGCCAACGATCTTGTGGAGGCCTACTGCGGCGTACGCCGCGACCTGCCGTTGCTGAACTGGCTGGCCGATGGCGACGCGGTGCAGTCTATGGCTGTGGTGCCATTGCGCCGTGGCGACCAGGTGTTTGGGCTGTTGGTGTTGGCCTCCGAGGTGGACACGCGATTCACTGCCGACATGGGCACCTTGTTTTTAGAGCGCATCAGCGCGCAGGCCAGTGCAGCGCTGAGCCGATTGTTGCCCTGAGCAATCGGGTCGTCCAGGCCATGCATCCGCACATTCAGGCCTATCTTGACCATGTGTGTTTTGAAAAACGACTAAGCCCACGCACGCACACGCTTTATCAAGAAGACTTGGCCGCGCTTGAGCGCATGCTGCAAGGCTTGGATGTGGCGTTGCTGCAAGTGCTGCCCGCGCACATTCGCCGTTTGGTGGCCAGCCTTAACAGTCAGGGGCGCAATGGCAAAGGCATTGCCCGCGTGCTGTCCAGCTGGCGCGGGTTTTACAAGTGGGCCGGCCAGCAAGGCTTGGTAACCGGCAACCCCGTGCAGGACGTGCGCGCGCCCAAAGCGGCCAAGCCCTTGCCCAAAGCACTCAATGTTGACGACGCCGTGCAGCTGGCCAACTTCTCGGATGACCAGTCGGACCCCGCGCTAAACGCCAGAGACCATGCCGCTGTTGAGTTGTTGTATGGCTGTGGCCTGCGTTTGAGCGAGTTATTGGGCTTAGACCTGCAGGCCAGCTCAAGCGCCAAAGGCTGGGTAGACATGCAAGCCGCAGAGGCGCACGTGTTGGGCAAAGGTGCCAAGTGGCGCAGCGTGCCCGTAGGCGGGCCAGCACTGACAGCCCTTCATGCCTGGTTGGCTGTTCGCCACACCTGGCTAAGGCCTGGTGCAAAAGGCCAAAGCCAGGCCGACCAGGTCGCCATATTCGTGAACCAGCGTGGCCAACGCTTAAGCCCCCAACAGCTCAGGCTGCGCCTGCGCCGCCGCGCCACTTTGGCCGGCACGCCCACCTCGGTGCACCCACACATGCTGCGCCACTCAT
It encodes the following:
- a CDS encoding DEAD/DEAH box helicase; amino-acid sequence: MSFESLPLEPMWRLVLPTLGFVQATPVQSSAIPALLAGGDGVGIAPTGSGKTLAYSLGLLQPLHHVALAGTGPVVHALVVVPTRELAQQVSHSLVDLIKAARAQGPTPLRVATAVGGASINAQRLGLRGGASVLVATPGRLLELLDDNSIDLGHVRHVVLDEADRLLDSGFSDELQRLHGVVAQAAQHPQTWMFSATWNDEVEQLSQQWLKTPTRVESAQGVVPTPPITQRALAVDERRRGALLLKLVTSQQWKKVLVFVGTQYTAEHVADKLYNNFKGQKVYATAFHGGLTQAQRSARLAEFKAGQWDVLVTTDLAARGIDIAGLPMVLNYDLPRGATDYTHRIGRTGRAGVAGQAISFVTPAGAAHFALIQKRCQLNIAVEVVPGFETTDTVPVPEGGHSNVTGGLDPNGGVKGKRLSKKDKLRAQASAETRNTSAHANSADADTNDKA
- a CDS encoding tyrosine-type recombinase/integrase; translation: MHPHIQAYLDHVCFEKRLSPRTHTLYQEDLAALERMLQGLDVALLQVLPAHIRRLVASLNSQGRNGKGIARVLSSWRGFYKWAGQQGLVTGNPVQDVRAPKAAKPLPKALNVDDAVQLANFSDDQSDPALNARDHAAVELLYGCGLRLSELLGLDLQASSSAKGWVDMQAAEAHVLGKGAKWRSVPVGGPALTALHAWLAVRHTWLRPGAKGQSQADQVAIFVNQRGQRLSPQQLRLRLRRRATLAGTPTSVHPHMLRHSFASHVLQSSGDLRAVQELLGHANISTTQVYTRLDFQHLAAVYDQAHPKAKKSS
- a CDS encoding MBL fold metallo-hydrolase; this encodes MPRLQMQLHPTRDLPVAKPAATVMLVRDGEQGLEVLMTRRSTTASFAPGAYVFPGGHIDEADGQAQANTQFRPTQHHELQTAALAAVRESFEELGVLLATNAKGQWASSADVAALDRSADFYAQTAAAGWQLRGDAVHMFARWITDRDLAKRFDVPFLVARMPPNQTPVADESEQFEPVWVRPADALERFKAGNFFIIFPTIRTLDKLQAYATVDELIAACASEQALFTSCPRAGLMHGKESRYMEHEQPFGELALVSPHGQMVHELAWQHDKPVALLHNVQRLTAPNAGFMTGPGTNSYIVGTPDTGYVVIDPGPNDAAHLQRLLYACGGDIRLIICTHSHPDHAPGAAPLQALCTNPPDIAGLPSGPHSRPDSVFAPLRVLAHGEVVVLAGAQHTHSLQVVHTPGHTANHLCLWLQEDGLLFSGDHILNGSTTIISPPDGHMGDYLHALDVLAELVDETAFILPAHGYVLCDAWAQIAQLKAHRLKREAKVAAAMARMPNGTEDDWVALAYDDTPPAVWPLAKQSMRAHVEHLMGR
- the dapF gene encoding diaminopimelate epimerase, which translates into the protein MHIQFTKMQGAGNDFVVLDETKGLLGLSAAQYRWLADRHFGVGADQILSVRAPSSSAVDFDYVIHNADGGEVEHCGNGARCFVRYVRSHGLTNKSSIRVQVAKGQIELSENAQQQVRVDMGLPNFELDEIPFDAANLSPQPVGQWQAWHLDATEHAPSAAHANIAWPAEMQVGVVSMGNPHAVQVVGDTELAPVHAWGPWLESHPRFPRRVNVGFMQIVDRAHIKLRVFERGAGETLACGTGACAAVVAGIRWGLLDASVQVTTHGGDLYIEWGGLGQAVFMTGPANTVFEGTVDVPHD
- a CDS encoding DUF484 family protein, giving the protein MLASQQCTTHDRQRFTPITEDDIAEYLTNTPDFFERHAEVLSTVQLTSPHSQRAISLQERQAEMLRGKVRDLELKAAEMIRYGKHNVDIADKLQDWTVALLQAREADDLVRVVTTDLAAIYDIPQTALRLWGVGAAHASADFAAPVETAVKDYANDLVEAYCGVRRDLPLLNWLADGDAVQSMAVVPLRRGDQVFGLLVLASEVDTRFTADMGTLFLERISAQASAALSRLLP